A window of the Cynocephalus volans isolate mCynVol1 chromosome 10, mCynVol1.pri, whole genome shotgun sequence genome harbors these coding sequences:
- the VMAC gene encoding vimentin-type intermediate filament-associated coiled-coil protein: MSVPPALQIREANAHLAAVHRRAAELEARLDAAERTVRAQAERLARHDQQQRAALDELGRAKDREIAALQEQLQTSEATVHSLKAAVHQRDELIQQLQPRAELLQDICRRRLPLAGLLAALAEAERLGPLPANDPGHPLPGGPGPPLANSTADERDRDHLQPAVFGTTV, from the exons ATGTCGGTGCCGCCTGCCCTGCAGATCCGCGAGGCGAATGCACATCTGGCGGCCGTGCACCGGCGCGCGGCGGAGCTGGAGGCCCGGCTGGACGCGGCGGAGCGCACGGTGCGCGCCCAGGCCGAGCGCCTGGCCCGTCACGACCAGCAGCAGCGCGCCGCCCTGGACGAGCTGGGCCGCGCCAAGGACCG TGAGATTGCTGCTCTGCAGGAACAACTGCAGACCTCTGAGGCCACTGTCCACAGCCTGAAGGCTGCTGTGCACCAGAGGGACGAGCTCATCCAGCAGCTGCAGCCCCGGGCCGAGCTGCTGCAGGACATCTGTCGCCGCCGGCTGCCCCTGGCTGGGCTACTGGCTGCCCTGGCTGAGGCCGAGCGTCTGGGGCCCCTGCCAGCCAATGACCCAGGCCACCCACTCCCTGGTGGGCCTGGTCCACCTCTTGCCAACAGCACTGCGGACGAGAGGGACAGGGACCACCTCCAGCCTGCCGTGTTTGGGACCACAGTGTGA
- the NDUFA11 gene encoding NADH dehydrogenase [ubiquinone] 1 alpha subcomplex subunit 11 isoform X2 — protein sequence MARRLFQQYSDIPEGTECHRKAYVSTAIGGAVGLTVSAYSVALNPADSILEGVARVGRYTFTAAAIGAMFGLTSCISAQVREKPDDPLNYFIGGCAGGLTLGARTHSYGIAASSCVYMGAAAALFKMGQLEGWDVFAKPKM from the exons ATGGCGCGAAGGCTTTTTCAACAGTACAGTGACATCCCCGAAGGCACCGAGTGCCACCGCAAAGCCTACGTCAGCACCGCTATCGGCGGCGCCGTCG GCCTGACCGTCTCTGCTTACAGTGTCGCACTCAACCCCGCGGACTCCATCCTCGAGGGAGTGGCCAGGGTGGGACGATACACGTTTACTGCAG CCGCCATCGGAGCCATGTTTGGCCTCACATCCTGCATCAGCGCCCAGGTCCGTGAGAAGCCCGATGACCCCCTGAATTATTTCATTGGTGGCTGCGCCGGAGGACTGACGCTAGGAGCACGCA CTCACAGCTACGGGATCGCCGCCAGCAGCTGCGTGTACATGGGCGCCGCTGCCGCCTTGTTCAAGATGGGCCAGCTGGAGGGCTGGGACGTGTTCGCGAAACCCAAGATGTGA
- the NDUFA11 gene encoding NADH dehydrogenase [ubiquinone] 1 alpha subcomplex subunit 11 isoform X1: MARRLFQQYSDIPEGTECHRKAYVSTAIGGAVGLTVSAYSVALNPADSILEGVARVGRYTFTAGLPQLPPVSTGKEDDPSWGTHTRRPAPGLGAGCPEGQQLADWWRLSPSKLDASAPSGTAIGAMFGLTSCISAQVREKPDDPLNYFIGGCAGGLTLGARTHSYGIAASSCVYMGAAAALFKMGQLEGWDVFAKPKM; the protein is encoded by the exons ATGGCGCGAAGGCTTTTTCAACAGTACAGTGACATCCCCGAAGGCACCGAGTGCCACCGCAAAGCCTACGTCAGCACCGCTATCGGCGGCGCCGTCG GCCTGACCGTCTCTGCTTACAGTGTCGCACTCAACCCCGCGGACTCCATCCTCGAGGGAGTGGCCAGGGTGGGACGATACACGTTTACTGCAG GGCTACCTCAGCTCCCTCCAGTATCCACGGGGAAAGAGGATGATCCTTCATGGGGGACACACACCAGGAGACCAGCTCCGGGGCTGGGAGCAGGATGCCCAGAAGGGCAGCAGCTAGCTGACTGGTGGCGTCTCTCTCCATCCAAACTGGACGCTTCGGCCCCCTCTGGCA CCGCCATCGGAGCCATGTTTGGCCTCACATCCTGCATCAGCGCCCAGGTCCGTGAGAAGCCCGATGACCCCCTGAATTATTTCATTGGTGGCTGCGCCGGAGGACTGACGCTAGGAGCACGCA CTCACAGCTACGGGATCGCCGCCAGCAGCTGCGTGTACATGGGCGCCGCTGCCGCCTTGTTCAAGATGGGCCAGCTGGAGGGCTGGGACGTGTTCGCGAAACCCAAGATGTGA